A region from the Solibacillus sp. FSL H8-0523 genome encodes:
- a CDS encoding pyridoxamine 5'-phosphate oxidase family protein — MSQTQNTNQEALDTLKRILTDAKIGMLATINQEGKIVARPMQLQEVEFDGDLWFLTLKDTDKYDEIKNNDKVNVIVADKSYASISGTAELVDSLEKKKELWSKAYEVMFDLKDYTDPRIVLIKVNTDSAEYWDTAATAKSIVNFMKKVIGNEDELPKGKNTNETLEL; from the coding sequence ATGTCTCAAACACAAAATACAAATCAAGAGGCACTAGATACGCTAAAGCGTATTTTAACAGATGCAAAAATCGGCATGCTGGCAACGATTAACCAAGAGGGGAAAATCGTGGCACGCCCTATGCAGCTTCAGGAAGTGGAGTTTGATGGGGATTTATGGTTCTTAACACTAAAGGACACGGATAAATACGATGAAATTAAAAACAATGACAAAGTAAATGTCATTGTAGCGGATAAATCGTATGCGTCGATTTCGGGTACAGCAGAGCTTGTAGATAGCCTTGAAAAGAAAAAGGAGTTGTGGAGCAAAGCTTATGAAGTGATGTTTGATTTAAAAGATTATACAGATCCCCGAATTGTTTTAATCAAGGTGAACACGGATTCTGCAGAATACTGGGATACTGCCGCTACGGCAAAATCCATTGTAAACTTCATGAAGAAAGTAATCGGCAATGAAGATGAGCTTCCAAAAGGTAAAAATACGAATGAAACGTTAGAGCTGTAA
- a CDS encoding efflux RND transporter permease subunit encodes MKGLVNFVLKNKLAVWLLTIIIVFSGIYSASRMKMESIPDISIPFLIVMGVYPGATPEQVMEELSIPYEKAVESLGDVKAVYSTSSSNVAQVQVEYEYGVDMDEKKRELESALDNVVIPEGAQDPSIMAISMNMMPVIALSVSSSEEDIVELTSTVEDLVLPKLNKIDGVASATVTGQHIEQVAFTYDEEKMKELGLTEDSVKQMVQASDLAISLGLYEFKEGEQAVAVDGKFTTVEELQEMLIPVTPSETNPVPFVKLGDIATIEKVGKVQSVSRTNGKDAISIQIVKGQDANTVTVVNAVKELIEEEQKLISGLKIDISLDQGKPIEDSVFTMIEKAVFGGLIAILIILLFLRDFKSTIISIISIPVSVFMALLLLNWMDITLNIMTLGAITVAIGRVIDDSIVVVENIYRRMHLKDEKLKGRALIREATIEMFKPILSSTLVTIAVFAPLVFVGGMVGELFLPFALTMSFALIASLIVAITIVPALSHTLFRKKIYGEKSESNHKEVGKLALAYRGFLEKCLNHKWITSIIAIVMLFGSLALTPLIGFSFMGSQEEKVMYLTYTPETGELMDDTLANIEVVEKELLKREDVDIVQLSVNTETSTDAAAMMTGGGAGGGLIYLIFDPNMDDFPAAKKEVEDYIFNIGQSGEWKTQNFAMGMSSNEVSYTLYSEDLDKLNDAVKQVEDVLVDVKGLEDIESNASNPYVEHVLKVEQQNVLQYGLTTAQILMALQTNNQKEVLTTLKSDGDDIEVVVQREARSAAANIDELLNTPIQTATGQTMTIGDLVELEEGTTLNSLSRQKGEYFATVTAAITDKDISKATSAADKKIEDLDFPKGVTTGVGGVAADMADTFTKLGVAMIAAIAIVYFILVVTFGEGLAPFAILFSLPFAVIGSWVGLWATGQTISVSVLMGLLMLIGIVVTNAIVLVDRIIHMERDGMSLREAILEAGATRLRPILMTAIATIGAMLPMAFGGAGGGLISQDLAITVIGGLLSSTLLTLVVVPIVYEVLSKLTKKNRKDVEEN; translated from the coding sequence GTGAAAGGCTTAGTTAATTTCGTATTAAAAAATAAGCTGGCAGTATGGTTGTTAACAATCATTATTGTGTTCTCTGGTATTTATTCAGCATCTCGAATGAAAATGGAATCGATTCCTGATATTTCAATCCCATTTTTAATTGTCATGGGTGTTTATCCTGGTGCAACACCAGAGCAGGTTATGGAGGAGCTTTCAATTCCTTATGAAAAGGCCGTTGAAAGTTTAGGAGATGTAAAAGCAGTCTATTCAACATCAAGTTCAAACGTTGCTCAAGTTCAAGTAGAGTACGAGTACGGTGTGGATATGGATGAAAAGAAACGTGAGTTAGAATCCGCATTGGATAATGTCGTCATTCCTGAAGGGGCTCAAGATCCTTCGATTATGGCGATCAGTATGAATATGATGCCGGTTATCGCACTTTCTGTAAGTAGTAGTGAGGAAGACATCGTTGAATTAACGTCAACAGTGGAAGACTTAGTACTACCGAAGCTAAATAAAATTGACGGCGTTGCTTCTGCAACAGTAACTGGCCAACATATTGAACAAGTAGCGTTCACATATGATGAAGAAAAAATGAAAGAGCTTGGCTTAACAGAGGATTCTGTGAAGCAAATGGTTCAAGCAAGTGATTTAGCGATTTCTTTAGGTTTATATGAATTTAAAGAAGGCGAACAAGCCGTTGCGGTTGATGGTAAGTTTACAACAGTGGAAGAGCTACAAGAAATGTTAATCCCTGTGACGCCATCTGAAACTAATCCTGTGCCATTCGTAAAACTTGGCGACATTGCAACGATTGAAAAGGTTGGTAAAGTACAATCTGTTTCTCGTACTAACGGGAAAGATGCCATTTCAATTCAAATTGTAAAAGGTCAAGATGCGAATACAGTAACAGTTGTTAACGCAGTGAAAGAGTTAATCGAAGAAGAGCAAAAATTAATTTCTGGACTTAAAATTGATATTTCACTAGACCAAGGGAAACCAATTGAAGATTCAGTATTTACGATGATTGAAAAAGCGGTATTCGGTGGGTTAATTGCGATTTTAATTATCCTTTTATTCTTACGTGATTTCAAATCAACAATTATTTCAATTATCTCAATTCCAGTATCGGTATTCATGGCATTACTATTACTAAACTGGATGGATATTACGTTAAATATTATGACGCTTGGTGCCATTACGGTAGCGATTGGTCGTGTAATTGATGACTCGATCGTTGTTGTAGAAAACATTTATCGTCGTATGCACTTAAAAGATGAGAAGTTAAAAGGTCGTGCATTAATTCGTGAAGCAACGATTGAAATGTTCAAGCCGATTTTATCTTCGACATTAGTAACAATCGCGGTATTTGCACCGTTAGTATTTGTAGGCGGTATGGTTGGGGAGTTATTCTTACCATTCGCATTAACGATGTCATTTGCCTTAATCGCTTCATTAATCGTGGCGATTACAATCGTACCAGCACTTTCTCATACATTATTCCGTAAGAAAATTTACGGGGAAAAATCAGAAAGTAATCATAAAGAAGTTGGTAAATTAGCATTAGCTTACCGTGGCTTCTTAGAAAAATGTTTAAATCACAAATGGATCACGTCAATCATTGCGATTGTTATGTTATTTGGTTCATTAGCATTAACGCCATTAATTGGCTTCAGCTTCATGGGCTCTCAAGAAGAGAAAGTTATGTATTTAACATACACACCGGAAACGGGTGAGTTAATGGATGATACATTAGCAAACATTGAAGTGGTTGAAAAAGAATTATTAAAACGTGAAGATGTGGATATTGTTCAGTTATCAGTAAATACTGAAACGTCTACAGATGCAGCTGCGATGATGACAGGTGGCGGCGCTGGTGGCGGTTTAATCTACTTAATCTTTGACCCAAACATGGATGATTTCCCTGCTGCGAAAAAAGAAGTAGAAGATTATATCTTTAACATTGGCCAATCAGGCGAATGGAAAACACAAAACTTCGCAATGGGTATGTCTTCAAACGAAGTGAGCTACACATTATATAGCGAAGATTTAGATAAGCTAAATGATGCAGTAAAACAAGTAGAAGATGTATTAGTAGATGTAAAAGGTTTAGAAGATATTGAATCGAACGCATCTAACCCGTATGTAGAGCATGTATTAAAAGTAGAGCAACAAAACGTATTACAATACGGTTTAACAACGGCTCAAATTTTAATGGCGCTACAAACAAATAATCAAAAAGAAGTGTTAACAACATTAAAATCAGACGGCGATGATATTGAAGTAGTCGTGCAACGTGAAGCGCGTTCAGCTGCAGCAAACATTGACGAATTATTAAATACACCGATTCAAACAGCTACTGGTCAAACAATGACAATTGGCGACCTAGTAGAATTAGAAGAAGGTACAACATTAAATTCACTTTCTCGTCAAAAAGGTGAATACTTTGCAACTGTAACGGCGGCAATTACAGACAAAGATATTTCAAAAGCAACATCTGCTGCAGATAAGAAAATTGAAGACCTCGATTTCCCTAAAGGTGTAACGACAGGTGTTGGTGGCGTTGCTGCTGATATGGCAGATACATTCACAAAATTAGGTGTTGCCATGATCGCGGCCATCGCGATTGTTTACTTCATCTTAGTTGTGACATTCGGTGAAGGATTAGCACCATTTGCAATCCTGTTCTCATTACCATTCGCGGTAATCGGTTCTTGGGTTGGTTTATGGGCAACAGGTCAAACGATTTCAGTATCTGTACTGATGGGCTTACTGATGTTAATTGGTATCGTTGTCACAAATGCCATCGTATTAGTCGACCGTATTATTCATATGGAACGTGACGGTATGAGTTTACGTGAGGCGATACTTGAAGCCGGGGCGACGCGTTTACGTCCAATCTTAATGACAGCGATTGCGACAATTGGTGCGATGTTACCAATGGCATTCGGTGGCGCTGGTGGCGGTCTGATTTCTCAAGACTTAGCCATTACGGTAATCGGTGGTTTATTATCATCGACATTATTAACATTAGTAGTTGTTCCAATCGTGTACGAAGTTCTTTCGAAATTAACGAAGAAAAATCGTAAAGATGTGGAAGAAAACTAA